The sequence ATATAAATATATAATAGAAAAAAGAATTTCATTAGGAGGATTTGTACCACAAAGAAGAATAAAATTTTCTGATAAAATATCTATACCTCAAATTATAAATTTTAAAAAATTATTAGAAAAACAACAAAAAAAAATTTCTACCACTATTGCTTTTGTTAGAATTTTAAACATTTTGCTAAAAGATAAAAAAATAAAAAAAAGAATAGTGCCAATTATTGCTGATGAAGCTAGAACTTTTGGTATGGAAGGATTATTTAGAACAATCGGAATTTACAATTCTGAAGGACAAATTTATACACCTCAAGATAAAGAACAACTCTCTTTTTATAAAGAAGAAAAAACAGGACAAATGCTTCAAGAAGGAATAAGCGAACTAGGAGCAGCATCTTCTTGGTTAGCAGCAGCTACTTCATATAGTAGCAATAACTATCCTATGATTCCTTTCTTTATCTATTATTCTATGTTTGGATTCCAAAGAATTGGTGATTTATTTTGGGCGGCTGGAGACCAACAAGCTAGAGGATTTTTAATAGGAGGGACCTCTGGAAGAACTACGTTAAATGGAGAAGGATTACAACATGAAGACGGTCATAGTCACATTTATTCATCTACTGTACCAAATTGTATTTCCTATGATCCTGCATACGCATATGAACTTGCTATAATAATTCAAAATGGAATAGAAAGAATGTATGGACCAAAACAAGAAAATATTTATTTTTATATAACTACTTCTAATGAAAATATAAAAATGCCAGAAATGAAAAAAGAAATAAAAGAAGGAATATGTAAAGGAATTTATAAACTACAAACTATTCATGGAAAAAAAAATAAAGTTCAACTAATAGGTTCAGGTTCAATTCTTCAAAACATAATAAAAGCGGGAGAAATTCTAAGCAAAAATTTTAATATTGGATCTGAAATTTATAGTGCAACTTCATTTACTGAATTAGCTAGAGAAGGTCAGGATTGCGACAGATGGAATACATTAAACCCAAAAAAACCACAAAAAATACCTTATGTTACAAAAATAATGAAAAAAATTCCAACAATAGCAGCAACTGATTTTATCAAATCTTATCCTGAACAAATTAGAAGTTACATCCCTACAAGAGCATACCGTACATTAGGAACCGATGGATTTGGAAGATCAGACAGTAGAGAAAATTTAAGATCACACTTTGAAATAAGTCCATTTTTTATAGTAATAACTGCTTTAAATGAACTTGCTAAAAAAGGAAAAATAAAAAATGAAATAGTAGAAGAAACAATAATTAAATTCAATATAGATCCAAAAAAAATAAATCCAAGAATAGCATAATTTTTAAAAATAAAAATAAAAAAAAAAAAAATAAAAAATAATATGAAAACATATACAATACCAGAAATAGGAAACGAAGAAGTAGAAGTAACAGAAATAGAAATAAAAAAAGAACAAAAAGTAAAACCTGAACAAACTTTAATTACAGTAGAAGGACAAAAAATTTCTATAGACATCCCTTCAACCGTAAAAGGTAAAGTTAAAGAAATTTTAGTAAAAATAGGACAAAAAATTAAGACAGGAACACCATTCATAAGAATAGAAACCGATAAATTAACAGAAAAAAAGGAGAAAAAGAGTAATAGAGTAGAAGAAAAAGAGAAAATAGAGACAAATTCAGAAAGTGAAAAGAGAAAAGAAGAAGAGAAAGCGAATACAGACATAGAAAGAGAGAGAGATCAGGATAAAAGTCATGCATCTCCTACAGTAAGAAGATTAGCAAGAGAGAGAAAAGTAGAACTAAGTAAGATAAAAGGAACAGGAAGAAAGGGAAGAGTTCTTAAGGAAGATATTAAGGTATATCTTAAGGGACGAGAGGATAATTCTACACTATTTTTATCCCGTAGTAAAGAGAATGTTTTTTTCAAAAATCCTTCTTCTTCTTCCGAATTGAATTTAGAAAAAGAACATACATATTTCTTTAATCGGGTTGAATTAAGTGCTATTAATCAATTAAAAAAAAATTGGAGTTCAATTCCTCATGTTACACAGTTTGCTGAAGCTGATATTACGGAATTGGATGAATTGAAGAAGAATCTATCTGAAGATTTTTTAAAAGAAGAAGATTTATATTCAATTACTTATCTTCCTTTTATTTTAAAAGCATTATGTTGCGCATTAAAAAAGTTTCCTAAATTTAATAGTATTTACTCTGATTCTACATCTAGTTTGATATTTAAAAAATCTTTTAATATTGGAGTAGTAGTGGATAGTAAGGAAGGTTTGTTTATTCCGGTTTTAAAAAAAGTGAATAAAAAATCTATTATAGATATTGCGAAGGAAGTTTTTCTTTTATCTGCAAAAACTAGGAAAAAGAATTTGTTATTATCAGATGTTCAAGGATCTTCTTTCACTATTTCTAATTTAGGAGGAGTTGGAGGTTCTTTTTTTACTCCTATAGTTAATAGTCCTGAAGTAGGGATACTAGGAATTTCACGTGCTTTTTTAAAGCCAATATGTATTTTTGATAAGATTTTACCACGTTTGATATTACCTTTGTCTTTATCGTATGATCATCGAGTAATTAATGGTGTATATGCGGTTAATTTTTTAAATTTTATAATAAAAATATTATCAAATGTAGCATTATTAACAGTTTA comes from Buchnera aphidicola (Anoecia oenotherae) and encodes:
- a CDS encoding 2-oxo acid dehydrogenase subunit E2, with translation MKTYTIPEIGNEEVEVTEIEIKKEQKVKPEQTLITVEGQKISIDIPSTVKGKVKEILVKIGQKIKTGTPFIRIETDKLTEKKEKKSNRVEEKEKIETNSESEKRKEEEKANTDIERERDQDKSHASPTVRRLARERKVELSKIKGTGRKGRVLKEDIKVYLKGREDNSTLFLSRSKENVFFKNPSSSSELNLEKEHTYFFNRVELSAINQLKKNWSSIPHVTQFAEADITELDELKKNLSEDFLKEEDLYSITYLPFILKALCCALKKFPKFNSIYSDSTSSLIFKKSFNIGVVVDSKEGLFIPVLKKVNKKSIIDIAKEVFLLSAKTRKKNLLLSDVQGSSFTISNLGGVGGSFFTPIVNSPEVGILGISRAFLKPICIFDKILPRLILPLSLSYDHRVINGVYAVNFLNFIIKILSNVALLTVY